In Thermoanaerobacterium xylanolyticum LX-11, the genomic window GAAGCTTCAGAGTCTAAATTTGATTCTATCAAAAGAGCTGGAAGACTATTAGTTGATAGAGGATATGTTGAAAAAGAATATATTGAAGGCATGATAGAGAGAGAAAATGACGTCACCACATACATTGGCAATGGCATAGCAATTCCACACGGTGTATCCGAATATGTGAAATATATAAAGAAATCGGGAATAGTTGTGATACAGTATCCAGATGGAGTGGATTTTGGCGATGGCAATATTGCATACGTGGTTATAGGCA contains:
- a CDS encoding PTS sugar transporter subunit IIA; protein product: MNSEILNENNIVLNEASESKFDSIKRAGRLLVDRGYVEKEYIEGMIERENDVTTYIGNGIAIPHGVSEYVKYIKKSGIVVIQYPDGVDFGDGNIAYVVIGIAGKDDEHLEILSSIALTCQYEENVKRLRDAKSPQEIIQILKEGGE